A segment of the Mytilus trossulus isolate FHL-02 chromosome 12, PNRI_Mtr1.1.1.hap1, whole genome shotgun sequence genome:
TATAGTAAAGAAAAGGTAGGCGTGTTTAAAGTGACGCCATTGTGTAagaaacaaatgtaaatttacGACATAGTAAAATTTATTGGGTTGCATGGACTGTCACAGAGTCTAAAATTAGCATCCGAGTGTCATTTCACGAATATTTATAAGTATATTACGTATATTATGCTAATATAAACTCATATTAAACGAGTGACTGgggaaaaataatgtttatccaattcttcaACCAATGCAtggacagatccatgcgtatggCGATATCCGGATTTTTGCGAGAAGGGTCACGCTAATCTCACTTTGAATATGGAAAATATATCGGCgtattgcttcctggaagcaagcaattaaaagaGAAAACGTCTTCTTAAtgttgtaaaattaaagaattttctttagAACAAAGAATATGTTTAATAATGACAactatccattttgttataaaaaaacatatgcatcatttttttctaatttgaggtttcatataattttaaaaagagacGCGACTTCTTCTGGCACGACCATGACTAAATATTTACATATGGATTTACTGTTATAGTTTTTCAATTGTACCTTGATAGCTAACTCTCTGAAATAATTCACAATCTTCCAATAAATACCAATTATAGGACTTTTTTCAAACggcatgtatttattttatggctattatattttgaatttattgacccataaaacttttttttgaatcttcacattgaataatccgcgaagcggattagttttatttttcaataaaatcaaaataaattattgccattcaatataaataaatgtctatcaaaaataagactcAAAGAActctttatattatttatattaacaataacaacgtacacacatgttggcgtatatatacacaacgtcagagtgggcgtgtcaccatcaaaattgacatcattgaaaataaaactaataaatttaaccaatcaaaagacagcaaaaacattaaatttatttatacatgtataacctaTGATAGTTGGTGGTGTGTGACATTCCGTAGTTTATTAAAATTCGAGTTATCTTCCTTtctctatttataatttttgtaataatGTCTTTCCGATAATTTCAGAaagaatacaattttgaaataaaattaaaaacaaatacatgtatttatttatcaaaactcttttatttcattagTAGATTAATCTGGTCAAAGTATGAAACTATGTAGTCTATCCGTCAGAAAATCTGACAACGATTCTCCCTCGCaaaaactgtggattcattgttattcgttgaataccaatttttgcggatttcgtgggtacaggtgaccACGGTATCGAACGTGTTCAATAAACGACATGGGATTGTACGTAGACTTCGGCATAACCACGAAATTTAATATCCGCAGACATGttaaagagggacaaaagataccagagggacagtcaaactcataaatcaaaattaaactgacaacgcctggctaaaaattaaagaagacaaacagacaaacaaaagaacacatgacacaacatagaaaactaaagaataagcaacacgaaccccaccaaaaactaggggtaatctcaggtgctacggaagggtaagcagatcctgctccatatgtaaGTGTActttaatccacgaaaataaatcaACCTACGGCAGTTGCCACAATGCATTACCAGTACTATATGTAGAAGAGTATTAAAAACGTAGGTACCAAGTTAAATTAAAAAGGAGGAAGTTCGTCAAAACTGACCATCAAAAATTATCAACCAACAGAATGAGTTGAAAACAAGTCATAACTCTTACATGGTACGGCATTTTCTGAAGACCATGGTGGATCGAAAGCATTGttttagctagctaaacatGTCACTTGTGTGAGAgttagttttaacatatttatttatagtggattgggaaacaagttttgcaacttatattaatccctttccacttagCGGGTGCGAGTTCTGCCTTgaagcggcattagcctactctttttcgaaatctacaagggtgtctttaacgtgcaagagatatggctctctcttaacacgggtcagtcatttatcgtcgccttccgacggactatcatcgtttcctcaagaccatactcgcaaatggtgtcgagggagagccgaaaattgagttcctgaaattttcatcccaaatgggaatcgaaccaggaacttttgtgttagtagtccgatgcactaaccactacaccacggctctgtGTGAGAGTTGATTGTAGTtccgttatattgacaaaatgtgTTGTGCACCTTAAACCTGCAGAATAGACTAATGTGACAATAATTGGTACCCAGCACAAAAACACATAAATCACAGACATACAACACAATTTGGGTGACTGTTGCACAATGCAGGATTGCATAAACTTAAAAATCCGATAGCAGGATGCATAAATACCGAGTCACGTCATTAGGCATGCGAATAAATGAAACAGCAGCACGAAGAAAATAAagggtaaaataaataaaaagataccCAAATTTTGCACCTATTGCATATATAACTCAAGTTGTGTATTGTTTGTGAAGTAGATACAGAAAGTGTACCTATTACCAATAAGTAAAACTACTTTCCAATGacgttttaaagaaaaatgacaagacatgttttgacaaaatcgtggtatttttttttttttttcagaactaCAATGTATACTCCATACGCGGGTGAAGATGGTTTATTGCTGCTAAGGCGAGAAACCTAATTAATTTCAAACTTGAAAGCGTCTCATTTGTCATAGATTTGTTGTAGACCTGAAGATATAGAGGTAGATTGTCTTTGGCTCATTTGGTTAGAGTGCTGCCTTTAGATCCCGAGATTGGCGGTTCGAATCACGCTGCATGGTACCATCCATTGAGTCAACAGTAGCGTTGCGAGCAGAGTCTACTTGTACATACAAGTGTATATCACTGCCTGTCAGTTTTGTATGGTAATGAGGGTTGACCGGTACATGTCTAGGCCGAATGCAGGGAACTGGCCAGAGGACTTCTGAGTGAACATCTCGGGGTATCCGTAGATCAAATCGAGTTGTCGTCCTTCTTCCATAATTTggataaaatatctaaaaatgtgataaaacaaaataaaacactagACACGTTTCAATATGTGCATATGATgactttcagaaaaaaaaacccgaagAACGTTCAAAGAAAGATAGCAATTTTAGTTAGCACTATTGCAACAGTTAAAATTGTCACCGTTTCCTAACCTAGAGTCGGGACATTCTACTTCTTAGTAAAGATCGAATAAAAACTTATAAAGTCAATTAATATGATTGGCTTATTCCTGGCAAAGTCCATCCAGGTTTTAAGAAAGAAGCCAAGACGGGCACATACTGCTTCAAGATGGTCAACATATAGTACATGTACTTACCATAAGCCAACAGGCCTTGCTTTTTACAGCAAAATTTAATAAGTTGTAAGCAAGGgtaaaataaaagacaactaAAGTTCCTTCGTCatggtgtttttattttagtttatcaAAGTGTTCTTTGGCGGTTGTCACCATGAAAAACATCTTTATGTAGATAACTTTTAACTGTTTGAAGACTATTTCACGTCTACATGATGGTGGGACTTTTAAATACGCAGTTTTTGTATAGTTCGATCAATtctgttaaaaatgtttgtaagaAATTAGGTTGCAAGTATAAAATCAAGCACGAGTTGTTTCTCTTCCATTACGTTGTTAGATTCAGtagcggatccaggaattttcataagtgggggcccactgactgacctaagagggagcccgctccagtcacgcttcagtgattccctatataagcaaccaaaatTTTTCCCCAAAAGGGGGGGgcggcccccccccccctaaatccgcctctgggaTTTGGGCTGTAATTGCAATAATCCCGCCGTGTTCATACCAAAAATCGCATACATGACAGGAGAAAATAATCGTGCGCATGCAACCGCGGTCGCACAACAGTTTGGCTTCTATCGTGTAGAACTTTTATGATCCTTGAGCTACTCTTTTTTCGACAGAAAATCCCCTGTGAAAGGTGGCCATCCGTTCAACTTtgcgggatgtataaatacgcaaCCACGTCCGATCGTAATGAGTGGAAAAAACTCTAAGGTAAAATTATATAGGGgaggttaataaaaaaaacaaaaaactaacaacATCAACCATTATCAACATACGGAACCGGTGCGAAACAACTGTCGTACTAAGTGGTACAAGATCAAGAGTGTTCCGAATTAATTGGTGGTGTAACCTGGTTTTAACGCCAGCTAATCATCCCACTTGTATGACTGTTGTCAACCAATTTGAAtacaatttggatttttttcatgGGGAAGTGTCACTTACTTTGCACGTTAATTAATCCTTGCAGCAACTTGAGTTGTGACTGTCAAGAAATAAAATGGTCTGCCCAATCGAAAACAAAATTCTCATTTCTAATGGCCGCGTAAATTTCAATTCCTTCTTTGATTGATTGTACTACCTTTTCATTGTTAATTTAATAGTGTCCTCATATAGTATTCCAATTTGCAACTGATTGATAAGCAAACAGAAATAAATCTGTGAAAGACTTGTACTGAACATTGGTAAGCATACCTGTTTATTGTTATACACCACTCCGACCGAAGGGGGTTACGTCTGTTCGTTTtgcagtccgtcccatgaaattGTTTCGGCTATTTTTGTCAGGAATTATGAACCTGAGTTTAAATAcctgaaatttggttttaatattCAAGTTTgcatgttacatgtacatgtgcgTTTTCACACCTATTGCTGATCAATGATCACATGTACGTGAATATCATTAGCGAGCAATATTTCACAgtacatacattttgtgttaACTGTTTCTCCAGTGATTTCGTTGTTTCAGAGACTATGTATGTCATAGGAACTTCCAATTTGTTTATATGGAGTTTAGCTTGAGGTTTGCAAGTTGCTCAAATTCCAAATACTCAGTTCTTAATTTCTGAAAAGTCATGACCAATATTAGTTAGGACATCGGAGTTgttaaaaagattataaaaaaaatgaagtaaaagtTTCCACTTGCGagttcaaaataaatgaatgtattTAATTGCGTTGTTTTGTTTCGTTGTACTTTAGGTTAGAATTTCTAAAGTTTGTCTGATAGTTTACATTAAAACTTGAAGTTTGGGATTATATTTAAAAGATGAATAATGAAGTGTATCATGCAGATACCCTCAAGGGTAATTgaggaatagaaatatggtcccTATGTCTTCTTCCGACctgcagtaaaacgcttgccaaagtggggcgtccgtttggttGTGCGGGATGTACAAGGTTGCAGCTACGGCCGATCATAATGTTGACGTTAAATCTGTTGCCTCGTGTAAATAGAGTGCTACGCTCTTTCCACGGTAAGATTCATTGCAACAACTCTTCGAGGGGTCCGTGGATGGCCGGTTGCAAGGCAAATTTCTGTCCCTaaccaatataccctcattttccagcgGCTGTCCAAATTTTGATGACCATCAACCCGGATGGCCACTTTTACAAGACCTGTCtactgtatttattgttaacttagCCTTGtcatgaacatgcatgaaatattttccactggacgttaagcaaccaacaaccaATCCATCATCTAATGCAGATTACGTCAAAACAAATTACGAACAGTCAGTTGATATTATGCAAACTATTAGTTCTAAAAATCATTACTTGTTTTTTAGTTTCAGTTACTTTCAAATATCATACCAATTAGACTATTTAAGTATCAAATGTTTTTTAAGTTCTACATATTTCTAGAACAATCCGTTCTATTTCTTAACAATTGAAGAggtgataacaaaaaaaaaataataacaaaaaatacctcATAAAAAAgtgttcggtatttttttttatttttaaaagttgttctGGCAAGGACTGAACAGTTGCAATAAGTATGTGTATCAACTCAAATATACTGAGACAAATATCCCGCATGATAAGaagagttgtttttttttagagaaaatttaCCCATACACTTAATACAGATACATTGTCGGATTAATGGTCTGTCGAAATAATGGGATGTCATCGAACaaacccgtgatatcgcgggtccgtgactgaattaaatataaaaaagaagatgtggtatgattgccaatgatacaactacccacaaaagaccaaaatgacacaaacattaacaactataggtcaccgtactgccttcaacaatgagcaaagcccataccgcatagtcagctataaaaggctccgataagacaatgtaaaacaattcaaaacaaaataaaacaaaaacaatacataattatatgtatgtagatacatgtatattaagaacttagaagatgtggtttgagtgccaatgagacaactctccatccaagtcacaatttataaaagtaaaccatcgtATATAGGTCAATGCActgtcttcaacacggaacGTTGCCGCTCACACCAAATAGcaagttataaaaggccccaaataTTACTAGTGTAACACCATTTCAACGGGAATACCAACGGtctaaaaatctatataaaaatcgagaatcaagaaacacttatgaaccacatcaacaaacaacaactactgaactGCAAATTCCTGACTTCGGACAGAcacaaacaattgcagcgggtttaaatgtttaaatggtaccaaacctttaaccttgtctaaaataaaagtgtaacaTCACCACATAAAAAGACGCACAAATGTATGTCACCAGTCCTCAACAATGtgccctccccccccccccttatttACTGGTGTGGTGTTATTGTCAATAAGACTATAATTATATGTAtcaacaaaaaaagcaaaacaacaatgtaaacaaatatacatgtacaaatgtatgtcacCTTGATAACCAGTCTTCAATAATGAGCCCCCCGGGAAAAgcatactttgaaaaaaaaaattgtaaagctACATGTTGTATAAACTGATGAATTGTCCTGTATTATTCAACTTACTTTATAGATCATGTAGATATTTGATAGATCTGgcatcaaatcttttttttacaaagcaaTAGTGCAAGAAGCCGGTACTGATACATAAACGTTTATGTGTGCAcaaatagttcacaaagattgatCCAGAGAAAGCATACATGAACCATGCTTTTGGCCTCCccctttttaactttatatataatatatattttttgaaagagAAGCTCATTCATGCACTATTTAGTTTAGTAAATATTATGCCTACACTTGTATACataaatgtttatacatgtatccgACTGGTATAACACATAatgatgattgattgttatttaatgtccagtggcaaatatcaaTTGAATACACTATAAGGTGTTAAGGTACATAACAGAATTGTACACAAGAGACCAAGTCaaaatatactacatgtatctgAATAAAGAACttaaatttcagaaaattcatCAGGTTCTCTTATTAAGTCTGATCTTAAGTTCACAAGGGCTGAACATACAAGAAGAATGTCATCAAAGTTTTTCAAGGAGGACACTGGAACAGTACTACTtagaattttgaaaactttaagtCTACGAATCGCACGCTCCACATGAATTCTAACTCTTGCTATACGCCTGGTTGTTGTTAAATCCTCATTACTAAGTTGTGGTTTGCATTTTATAAAGGCTGGAATATTTAGTTTGACTCTGAGTGGGAAAAGTAAATCATCAATTGTGAAACCCCTATCTGCCATTACCTCGTCTCCTGGCAAAAGATACTGACAAAAGCCACTTTTTTCTACTATGAATTTATCACTTGCCCTACCTCCAAAAGCCCgagatataaacattatatgTCCATGAGGTGCAATGCCAACAAGATATTTTGCAGTATTATGTGACTTGTAGTTACTATAAGTCTCTGACCTACTCTTAAGATTTGTTGGTCTCTGTATAAATGTCTCAGCACAATCAATTATCACAGTTGTACGAGGATAATTTTCCCGAAAAGATTCGGGAATACAAGCTCGAATTGTTTCTCGTGGAAGCCAAACAACCAAGCCTTTAAGTTGTTCAGCAAGAACTGGCATCCAAGAATTAAATAATTTGCATGCCAAActttttgaaataccaaagcGACGTCCTAAATcatcaaatatcaaatgaagtTTTAACCTCATCAGTACAAGCAAAAGCTGATCTGCAATATCTAGTTGAAAATTGAATTGATTGTCTTCACGTAGTATTTCcactaaagtaaaaaaaacttcCTTGGTTACACCAGTATATAATAAGGCATCACTGTCAGTCACAATGTTCGTATTTGCTGACATGGTCCCCCCTTCTATTTTACTCTGAACACCTTTCTCCTCAGTCAATAAAAGTTTTGTCTGAGTTGATGTTGTCTGAATGTCTGACCATTTTTCAGAATAAGGATGGTCGTTATAAATAAGATAGTCCGTCTCATCATACTGGGTAGATTTAGTAACAGTTTCAGGGAAAGCTACATTAAAACTACATGTAGCCTCGGGATACTTTTCATTGTCATCATTTACAGAAATGTCTAGAGCTTCAAAACCAGTAGAGTCCGACACATTATCGTCACCAGAATTATTCTCATAACTTAATTTTAGCTTTTTCACAGCCGTTTCACGACGTGCTAACTTGCGTCTGCCGGGTGTAACTTTACTGTCATAACcaagttttaattttggatACGGATTTCTTTTTGTCGGCGCACCATCAAGAAAATGTTCAGAACatacataaacatgttttggCAAAGTTTTTCTGTTAATTGCTTTTATCCACTCGAGTTTTGTTAATTCGTCAGAAGGCATCATATGAAACGTGTATGGGATCAAACAAGGACAGTCATTGTGCAACTCGTTGTGTAATTCACACATTGATTTTTTCCACATCTGGAGTTTTCTACGATTATTTGTACAACTATTAACTGCACAcgaataatataaatgtaaacagaaaatcgataatgttttgatcaatgCACGTGCTTTATTTTTCACGGTTGTAATGGCTGACCGGTCACGTGAGAGGTTAATGGATGCGCCCACGTTTTCTAGGTCAGTTGTAGATAAACCCgtctataaaatatcaattgaaatggctcaactcaatcaaaagacatattcacagtcagctataatacattatacatgtacatactaaATGTTGAGTAATGCAGAATCTCTTTCTGTCTTGTAAAACATGCACAAACATATGTTCTCATGTTTAACCCTGTCAATTTCACACTAATAAACATCAAATTATTCTTACACATAAATTTCCAATTTTCCTTTGATCATGTGATTATCACAAAGTTTGTCTAACACCCCAAAAGGTTTGTTAACAACTTTATCTTATCCTTTGCGATGAACCTGTAAATTAACCAATTATCTTAGTATATGATAACGTTTGGTGTTATCTTGATGATGTTTATAtacaaatcaatttattttctattgtttatAATCACCAATTACACATCAATTCATCTCTAAGTGCAGAATGAGGTCCTTTGGGAAGAGTTTATCAAGTCTTGTGATAATTTAGTGATGTTGCAATAACATTTTTGTGTAGTAAACATGCATGTGATGAGTTGATTATCGAGAATTTGATTTCCAGAAGATGCATGTTTCGCATTTCTC
Coding sequences within it:
- the LOC134692427 gene encoding uncharacterized protein LOC134692427 → MPSDELTKLEWIKAINRKTLPKHVYVCSEHFLDGAPTKRNPYPKLKLGYDSKVTPGRRKLARRETAVKKLKLSYENNSGDDNVSDSTGFEALDISVNDDNEKYPEATCSFNVAFPETVTKSTQYDETDYLIYNDHPYSEKWSDIQTTSTQTKLLLTEEKGVQSKIEGGTMSANTNIVTDSDALLYTGVTKEVFFTLVEILREDNQFNFQLDIADQLLLVLMRLKLHLIFDDLGRRFGISKSLACKLFNSWMPVLAEQLKGLVVWLPRETIRACIPESFRENYPRTTVIIDCAETFIQRPTNLKSRSETYSNYKSHNTAKYLVGIAPHGHIMFISRAFGGRASDKFIVEKSGFCQYLLPGDEVMADRGFTIDDLLFPLRVKLNIPAFIKCKPQLSNEDLTTTRRIARVRIHVERAIRRLKVFKILSSTVPVSSLKNFDDILLVCSALVNLRSDLIREPDEFSEI